From one Passer domesticus isolate bPasDom1 chromosome 15, bPasDom1.hap1, whole genome shotgun sequence genomic stretch:
- the PDILT gene encoding protein disulfide-isomerase-like protein of the testis, with product MPFGMTASEDVCANYGVQRNSLVVFKKGKPVHNEVLEDGRQSKLGLTRLIKTFTLDLVTEYNIETSVKIFDVPVENHILLITPMNSETFSEIYENYQSAAAEFRGKILFVLVDTNEARNGRIFEYFRIRDIDVPAVRILNLSSDARYKMPADEVTVENLKEFCQSYLNGKAKQHLSSEEIPQDWDKMPVKVLVGKNFNSIIFNKTMTVFVMFYAPWSHECRKLLPIWDKLGEQYESHKDVMIAKIDVTANDILGVGLDRYPFFTLFPAGSHHQEVAYTGEYTLEAFSEFLEEQRRMKAEAGEKDPSGGIKEDFSQKETVIAEKEL from the exons ATGCCTTTCGGGATGACAGCCAGTGAGGATGTCTGTGCTAACTACGGCGTCCAAAGGAACTCTCTCGTTGTGTTTAAGAAG GGAAAACCTGTGCATAATGAAGTGCTTGAAGATGGCAGACAGAGCAAACTGGGCCTGACGAGGCTAATCAAAACCTTTACCTTGGATTTAGTCACTGAATATAATATTGAG ACATCTGTGAAGATTTTTGATGTCCCTGTTGAAAATCACATCCTGCTGATCACCCCAATGAACTCGGAGACATTCAGTGAGATTTACGAAAACTACcagtctgctgctgcagaattcAGAGGAAAG ATACTGTTTGTTTTGGTGGATACTAATGAAGCAAGGAATGGACGGATTTTTGAGTATTTTCGCATCAGGGACATTGATGTTCCTGCTGTGAGAATCCTAAATCTGAGCAGTGATGCCAGGTACAAGATGCCTGCGGATGAGGTAACCGTGGAGAACCTGAAAGAATTTTGCCAGAGCTACCTAAATGGAAAAGCAAAG CAACATCTCTCTAGTGAAGAAATTCCACAAGACTGGGACAAGATGCCTGTCAAAGTGCTTGTTGGGAAGAATTTCAACAGTATCATCTTCAATAAGACCATGACTGTATTTGTTATGTTTT ATGCTCCTTGGTCCCATGAGTGCAGAAAACTCCTGCCAATCTGGGATAAGCTGGGAGAGCAGTATGAAAGTCACAAAGATGTAATGATTGCAAAGATTGATGTCACAGCAAATGACATCCTGGGCGTGGGGCTGGACCGCTATCCGTTCTTCACGCTCTTTCCTGCCGGCTCACATCACCAG gAAGTGGCCTATACTGGGGAATATACATTGGAGGCATTTTCCGAATTCTTAGAAGAACAAAGAAGGATGAAAGCAGAAGCAGGAGAGAAG gaTCCTTCGGGAGGAATCAAAGAGGACTTCAGCCAAAAGGAAACTGTAATAGCAGAGAAAGAACTTTAA